A genomic window from Gossypium hirsutum isolate 1008001.06 chromosome D10, Gossypium_hirsutum_v2.1, whole genome shotgun sequence includes:
- the LOC107940940 gene encoding pentatricopeptide repeat-containing protein At3g13150 — protein MSKATEVTSIRRLAGLFNTSRSSATNPAVPTAAAITSSKSIDEVPKFQNLVHRFKKSSKSSKFRNYNRTAYFNTVLRLASAKQFSLIDDILQHQKKYEEISQEGFVIRLMTLYGKSGMYEQAHKLFDEMPELKCQRTVNSFNALLAAYLHSKKFINAGELLEQLPEKLGIEPDLISYNTVIKAYCEMGSMDSALSMVDTLEKKGLEPDIITFNTLLDGFFSRGRIVDGDEIWGLMEKKNVVPDIRTYNSKLRGLVHGNKVLEAVEFFEEMKNEGIEPDIHSYNALITGYCDEGNLEQVKHWYGELKKSYKPDRATYCKVLSFLRKKNEFEMASEICKEAMDRRLISGVTWMDKLVSESRIEEAIQFVESGLSRSALKLRFP, from the coding sequence ATGAGCAAAGCAACAGAAGTCACTTCCATCCGCCGTCTGGCCGGCCTCTTTAACACTTCCCGCTCTTCAGCTACCAATCCCGCCGTCCCCACCGCCGCCGCTATAACCTCCTCCAAATCCATAGACGAGGTACCCAAGTTCCAAAATCTCGTCCACAGATTCAAGAAATCTTCTAAATCCAGCAAATTCCGCAACTATAATAGAACTGCTTACTTCAACACTGTTCTCCGCCTCGCGTCGGCAAAACAGTTCTCGTTGATTGATGACATCCTCCAACACCAAAAGAAGTACGAAGAGATCTCCCAGGAAGGCTTCGTAATCCGCCTCATGACGCTTTATGGGAAATCTGGCATGTACGAACAAGCCCATAAACTGTTCGACGAAATGCCTGAATTGAAATGTCAACGTACGGTAAACTCATTTAATGCCCTTTTGGCAGCTTATCTTCATTCAAAGAAGTTCATTAACGCCGGGGAGTTGCTAGAACAGTTACCTGAAAAGTTAGGAATCGAACCGGATTTGATTTCTTATAACACAGTTATTAAAGCCTATTGCGAGATGGGTTCCATGGATTCAGCATTATCAATGGTTGATACATTGGAGAAGAAAGGATTAGAGCCTGATATTATAACGTTTAACACACTGCTTGATGGGTTTTTTTCAAGGGGTCGAATTGTTGATGGAGATGAAATTTGGGGATTGATGGAAAAGAAGAATGTTGTTCCTGATATTAGGACTTATAACTCGAAGTTAAGAGGATTGGTTCATGGCAATAAGGTATTGGAAGCTGTAGAGTTCTTTGAAGAAATGAAGAACGAAGGGATCGAACCCGATATTCATAGTTACAATGCTTTGATTACAGGGTATTGTGATGAAGGGAATTTAGAGCAAGTGAAGCATTGGTATGGTGAACTGAAGAAAAGTTATAAACCTGATAGGGCTACTTATTGTAAAGTTCTTTCATTCCTTAGGAAGAAGAATGAGTTTGAAATGGCAAGTGAGATTTGTAAGGAAGCTATGGATCGACGGTTGATTTCTGGGGTTACATGGATGGATAAATTGGTTTCAGAATCGAGGATCGAAGAAGCTATACAATTCGTGGAATCGGGCTTGTCGCGATCGGCTTTGAAGTTGAGGTTCCCTTGA
- the LOC107940945 gene encoding transcription factor DYT1, which produces MDMEFLTELNELAITDHQRLTGGRMGRRKLEDDDDNNNSKEFKSKNLQAERRRRQKLSDRLLTLRSLVPIITNMNKATIIDDAITYIQELQKTSQVLSEQLLEMEGSSEESVMPMKLEIDVAQHDMKKCGIKEEVKVSNIDGNKFLIKIIVEKKRGCFTQLIEAMNYLGFELSETNVTTFSGAMLFSSCVHGKYGDTLMVEHIEELLSEMMRSMKTSSQSAIELGNTN; this is translated from the exons ATGGACATGGAATTCCTAACCGAGCTAAACGAACTAGCCATAACCGATCACCAAAGACTTACCGGCGGAAGAATGGGCCGAAGAAAACTCGAAGACGACGACGACAACAACAACAGCAAGGAATTCAAATCCAAAAACCTTCAAGCCGAGAGACGTAGGAGACAGAAACTTAGTGACAGGCTCCTTACACTGCGCTCACTTGTCCCAATCATTACAAAT ATGAACAAAGCAACGATAATCGATGATGCAATCACTTACATTCAAGAATTACAAAAGACATCACAAGTTCTCAGTGAACAACTGCTCGAAATGGAAGGGTCGTCTGAAGAAAGTGTAATGCCGATGAAACTCGAAATCGATGTTGCACAACATGATATGAAGAAATGTGGGATAAAG gAAGAAGTTAAGGTGAGCAACATTGATGGGAACAAGTTTTTGATAAAGATTATAGTTGAGAAGAAAAGGGGTTGCTTTACTCAATTGATAGAAGCCATGAATTATCTTGGGTTTGAGCTTAGTGAAACCAATGTCACCACTTTCAGTGGTGCAATGCTTTTTTCATCCTGTGTACAT GGAAAATATGGGGATACTCTCATGGTTGAACACATTGAGGAATTGTTGTCAGAGATGATGAGGAGCATGAAAACAAGTTCTCAATCTGCCATTGAATTAGGGAACACAAATTGA